The DNA region CAACGTAACGTACCTGGGCATGCTCAGTAGAATTTTTTTCCTGCGGCTACTATTTTAGCAAAATTGTAGgttgtttaaaatttcaaagGTGTTACCATCTTTAGCGTCATAGAGAACATGGAGGTAGAGATACCCGAGCTTCGACTTTCAAACGTTGGGCGCTGCTGCAAAAAATGTTTCAATGGAAACCGACCTTAACGATATAACCTGTTAAGTAAATATTTTcacaatataaattaaaaaaaaagtgtacaaagacaTAATAATTCACACGtatatatctaaattcttcaatAAATCAGCAATGTACCTTTCTAACAAGCTATTTTAAAAACGGACAATGCAAAGACCAGAAAACATTCTTCAACTCCACCACCCTAGAAAACTttgcaatattattttatttgtccACGATATACGATGAATTTTTACGTGCTCTCCCATCTGGTCCGCTGTTTATATCTCTGGAATTCCACAACGCAGCGTGTCTATCTAACAAAGATGGCTGTCTGTAGTATGGCGAATAACCGCCTGAGTCAGCAGAAATCACGCTAGGGTTATATTTCGGCATGCCGGCAGGATAACTGTCTACGTTTGGATGCAGGAATCGTGCGGCGTGGTTGTTCCTTTCTGACCCTGGGAGAGCAGCTGATCTTATATCACAATGTATGGGTAAGCCATTCATAGGAAAACGAGGAAGCGCTCCACATCTCGGCATGCCACGCAGTAAACTCTGTTGTATGTGACGATACGCCAGGCTTGTCTCTTGAGCTGCGTTAATTTGCTGCTTAAAAAAAGGCAAATCCTCCGGACTTACATCCGAAGCAATTTTTCTTTCAGCAACATCATTATTAATATGTCTTCTCCATTTATCTACTTCTGTATAAGGTGGATTAAGCAAATTGTTTGACTTTCTTTTATGTGAATCTATTGAGAATTGCTCTTGCCAGCTTAGTTGTCGTTCTTTCTGCAATTGCTCTCTGGATCTTTCTTCTGCCTTGAACATCTcgtgctgttgttgttgttgttgttgcaaatTTAGTATGTTTTTCTGTTGTTCTTCCGCCCAGAGAgccagttgttgttgttgttgtttttgttgctggtatttttgttgttgttgttcttgctGATATGAttgtttctgttgttgttgttgttcctgCAGAAGCTGTTGCTTTTTCTGTTCTTCCTTCCACATAGGCAGTTGTTGTTGGAAGATGACTTGTGTCGGCGTTGTTTTTCTCAACAAGTGTGAAGGATGGCATGGAAATTTCATGTCGTGAGATTGCATTTGCTGCaagttattttgtttattaccATTTATGTTTAAATAGGGACGGTCGCTTGCAGTCCTGTTTACACTAACTATGTTTTCTTTCAACTTATCCACGCGTTCGTTGTTATAAAATGCAGATTCAATTTTCACATTGGACAGTTCCCTTTCATGATTTGATTGACCGTGAAGAATCGGTTCATGTTTACCTTCGATTAGGTCATCTAACTTAGCGACATTGAAACGTTTCGAAAACACACTAAAGGTTGGTAGCTTCTGTGTTTCCGTTACACCAGTCTGTTGCAAATTGTTCGCTACACCAAACGTAGTTATGGGAAGAACACTATCTCTTGAATCTTCCTTCTTTATCAGTCTCTCGATACTGAAactatttgtatttttttgaatgaCTGACACACGGTCTCTTCCTACACACTGCGTGATATCTTGCGTGGTATTTCCATGTTCCGATGCAAACAAACTCGGTAGATCGGGTGCAGAGTTGTGTCGCTCCAGACtttgttgtttacaaagttcTAGAAGAGGATTGATTTTTTCGGGAGTGTTTTCAACGCTTGTATCCATTGAATTCATAGAATCGTTAAATGATGCTGCGTCTGCAAGTAGAGCTAAATCGTCGAAACTTTGCTTCTCCAATTTCTCTTTATTTCTTAAGtccattttttctttatattcatGGAAgccatgttttttcttgtttagttTCTTGTGCTGGTAGAACACCATACTAATACGTGTTGGTTTCGTGCGTTGTGGATTCTTCAAAGCCGTCGTCGCGTGCACTTCTTTCTTTGCGCATTCAACCAAGAACGAACCATGACCCAATGCGATTGCGACTCCACCCATGTCATCTGAGATCACAGTAGGTACAGGTGTATGCGGTTTTCGCCTAATCTCATTTTCCTGCTTTGGGCCTGTCGTGTTTAAGTTTTGAATCGAATCAAGATTATATTGACGGAACATAGTTTTATTTTCATCAACAAAAGATGGTAGCTGGAATAGCGAAGGGCTAACCGAAGTAGGATTTAAACCGCTCATATAAAAATTTCCCACTTGAGCTTCATCTACAGTGGTTAAAGACACAGTTGACTCATCCGGATCGAAAttctgattttgtttttgagctACAGCGGTTTTACACACATATTTTCCTTTTCCTTCAACAGGTTCTTGTCGCTCTTGTGTTTTACTCTTGAAAAGGTGGTCAGGGATATCAAAGTTGGTCTCGGCAACATTTCCGTTGTCCCCTATTAACTGATACAATGGCAGAACGTGCAGCTGTTCGTCGTCTCTTTCGTCATAATCAGGCTTTAATAGTGTGCATACCTGAACAAAAGAAATAAGAGTTTACGCAAACATTTCCTCTGTTTTTCCACTAACAAACAATAGCACCATAGgttggggagggggggggggaggggctCAAAGTGCAACTCACACTCTTATATAACTCTCTGACAATGAACAAGGTGTCTATAAATGtattaatatatatacatatatatataattgaacTCATGTAAATCGACCTCCCATAAATCGACAAATCATGTAAATCGACTAAATTCTGCGTCCCTTTAGAATTTACTATGAAACCCTTACAACCTACAAATTCGACCTCCCATAATTCGACAAATCATGTAAATCGACCAGATTCCTCAGTCCCCTGGTCGTGTTTTTCATCATGTAATTCGACTTTGGAAATTTTCTAAGATCAAATCATGAAATTCGaatgtttgtttacgttttatatttttgttttgagtACTGGCGCAGCTGATGATACAAACAAGACAAAATGACAACTAAAAGAAAGCACAATTACTTTAAAAGTTAAATATGATGCGTTAAAAGAGCTAGAAAAGGGTAGGTCGCGTAAATATGTGGCTGATCATTTAAATGTTCCCGGCAATGCCATTTCTACCtggaagaaaaacaaacaaaagatctTTGATTCGTTTAAAATCCTATAATTCGACAATGTAATTCGACCAAATCGTGAGACCCCTTCAAGAGTTCAACTGTATATCACTTTTTCTTCTTAGAGTTCCAGCGATTTAAAGCCAGGTACCATCTTCAGTTAGAGGATTCTATAATTGTGAAATTAGGTGCTTGCATCAAAAATCAGTGCTGACTCAATGCTGGCTCAACACTGACTCaactttttgctaatttttaacATGGAATATGTTCTTAACAGACAAATAAAATAGgtaactgaatttttttttgaatttggtCTAGAAAAGTAGCAAACACGAGTTTAAAGGGTGTTACAAAATATGCCTCAATCAAATCATATTGTGTTCCTCTTTTATTGGTATAGAATTAGAACTAATAAATTACGAAAATCAATCTACATCTTTCttgtgttaaaatttttaaaaaatatagaaacaaTCTTgccttaaaaaaaacatatttttgcaCTAAAAATTGCAGTAAATTGTAAAAACAGATTAGAACAATGATAAAATGTAAGACCTGAGCTAACGAGCCCAACATGCAGGTTTAGCATTATCCAATACCACGAATAAGAAAAGTTGGGGCATTCACAGCTGTGCATGTTGAGTGAAAAAAAACCCATTTCGTTTCTTAATGAAATTTAAATGCCTTAACGTACAATAATCGATTTTCACAATATTGACTTTTAACACCTATTTTCTTGCTCCTTTCAAATCACTTAATCTAGAACACATACCATAGTTGTTCCATTATTCATGTTATGTATGTCTTTGTGACTGTGTGCACAGAAGTCCAAACAACATGTCACACCAGAGAACGGTCTGCCATCTTTTAATCCTATTCTACAATCTGCTGCAGTTTCTTCAAAGCGGGtctgaaaaacaaaacagatgTGTGAATATATTTCAGGTTATCAACAGCTCAAGGGGAAAATTATCAGTGTTTCTATATACAATGTTGAAACTAAAGTCTCCATTGAATAGGCGGAAGATTAAGCATTACCATGACAAACCGAGCTATTCCCaaacaaaacataataaaaaaatagcacgaaaaGCTAATATCAGAAATGCCCATAATGTAGTTAACTCTGACTTAAATTAGGCAGGGCAAAATTAATACAACATGAAGTTTATGTACCATATTTTCATAAGCTTGTGGGGACCAAATATTCAACAAAGGTGAAACGTGAGTTGCCATTTGTTGCAGCACCATCTCCATTTCCTCTTCCTAAAACATTGCATTTTTGATAAATGACAAACAAAATGTTAGTACTGACAATGCTTTATTTCAACAATTATTAAATTctttcaaaatatattcatttatttatttattagtgcCAAACTAACTAGTGTAATAAACTTTTGGATATGAATTCTATATGTCATTGTAGTCCTACTGCTATTTATGAAATAAGAAAgattaacaataaaaaacaacctTCTGCTGTTCTTGCATCTTAAACTTTCTTGCAGAAGTACTTTTTGCAAATTTGCAACCATTGAAAAATATACTCCAAGAGCAGCCAAATGAAAATGACCGACCATCTGTTTCTTCATCGTCACCTTGACACCTGCACGTTTTGCTGAAAAcaggaaaatttaaaatatttaaccaTTGCTACAATTTAGGGAGCTATTTCAATGGTACCCAAGACTCCAATCTGCATGCCCCAACTGCTTGACACACTTGTTACCACACAATCAACATAGATCCGAATTTAAATACTCAAAAATTTGCTGTGTAGTTCAATAATATAAATAGTTCAATTTCTTTTACTGCAAGGGCTTCATCAACAAAATTATGAAATGAAGCAGTTAGAGCATTTAGGCTGAAATCCCAAATATAGCCCCAAAGACACATACATCATCAGCAAAAATGGTCTGGTAGGCTAAGACTGTTAGGTAAAGAAAGAGCAAAACTGAGAGTGTCAAACTTTTTtgctgacaaattaaaaagttaagttTAACTAAAAAACAACTTCGTAAAAGCATCTTATATCAAATATAATGCaaaagaaattaacaaaaacaaattaaaataaattaaatatctTCTAACATTCcataacaaaaaacatttttttaaccataAATAACCATAAAAACAACATGCTGCTGTATATTTACCTTTCGTTTGCACCACATCGGCGCCTGGTACTGAATCcacatttatttaaattctggcGTAAATACTGGTACATATCATCAGCGTATTGTTTGGAGATCGCTTCCCATGCAACAATTGCTATCACTACGAAGGCTCCACTACAAACATGCCCATCACATTTTTTGGCTATCACGAGATATTTCTCTTCAGGACCTTTTCTTCGCAAAacctaaataaagaaaaagatatttagtaactttaatttttgattgcttgaactttaaattatattttatttatcaacgCAAGGTAAGTAAAATTTTGCATATACCCATCTTGCTAGTGGACATCCATCACCATTTTTACCCTCTGTAGCAGTGTAACGAACAAGATGTAATCTTATAGCAGAATCGCTGACATCAAatctaaagaaaaaacaatgatGAAGACATTTGATTATATGGGCAtaatttgaataaaatataaaacactaCAATTCAAATACAAGCACAaaggtttaaaataaatttataaaaagaaattactttGTTTTTAGAGAGGCTTTTAACTCGTCTAATGTTCGTCCAGAACCTAAATGTGTGTAGAATGGGCCAGTTTTTACATCTTCATTAACTATAAGAAAAAAAGGGGTTGCAGAGTCTTCCAGTAACATAAAATAAATAGCAGACAATCTTTAAACTAAGCTTTATACATAAtccttaaaaagagaaaaaatgaaACATCTGTATcacaattagaaaaaaaatgaagtaaaaaattgaataaaaaatagTTCAGGCAAATAAATTTCCTAAAAATTGTCTCACAAATCTGGAAAGTCTTAAATCCAAATCAATCCACAAACCCTGATGGTTGAGCCCCTAAGCCTCCCTCTAAACCAAATCTGTTGGTAGGTCACAGctaaaaatcctaaaattgTCTCGTGCAACAAAAAGTTACTATAATAATATAGGTAATACAAGACTAACTTACTTGGACATCCACATGGGTGGTGAGTAATCTTCGGAATTTTTCTCCTAATTTTTAATCCTTTTCTATGCGTTTTTAATTTACGCTTGATTGGGCTGATTAAGCCTTGCTCAAATCTCCGAAATGTTTCGAATGAAGGGAGTTCTTCAATTTTCCCATTTCGCTTGGTTGGTTCCAGCTTTTTCTCCAATATGTGTTCTGGCTCAGCCTTAGACAATCTTGGTTCGAATATAACAGGtgaaattctttcttttttaccaGGTTGTTCTTTTCCATTGCATTTGAAGATATCAGAGAACATCGGCAAAGTTGGTTGATGGCTGACTTTTGTGCCATGTCCATTTATCTGTCAAAATAATATATCATAAAACAtcacaataaaatatttttaaaggtaTATTTCCAAAAAGTAAGTTATGGCAATGTTTTCTTTTACTACACCACAGAATCTAGAAACTGAAACTTTTTTACCCATCATTTTGCTTTTaggaaaattaacatgctttgcATGCTGTTTAAATTAGACACACCAAAATTATGTCCAGTGAGTCATGACATCATCAACAAGTGGAGTGAATATTTTTGTAGTGTACGCTCTTTTGCCCACTTTTGCGTACGTATATGTTCATCCGCTATTCGTACGTAAAGTGCTTTGGGGTTaggattctttttttcttttttcccgcGTAAATATGTCATATATTACGTATGAGTACAGTTCCAATTTTTTTGGAATAGAGATAGCCActcataaaaatattaatagtcACATAACAATTGGTTAGGCAATCAGAATTTAAATTTTCCACAAGCACTCTATGTCCCCCATTTTTCAATCTTAAGACATTCATTTATCTTTTTCAgtacacacttttataagaccaccaaaattctaaccaggctggtccTTTCTTGTAAGGCACAACTGCTAATACAGGAATCCACAGTTTTCAGCTaaccattgtttaaataaatttttcctCTGTTACAATGCtcttattaattaaaaaatggaaGTAAACTGTTCTGTATTAACCCTATTCTGTGCggagggggggggcggattccgccccccctgacgggttttttttaataactcctgattgctttcttatatggctatgatacttactgagtttcaacatttatctattagacacctgcatgctaaatttttaggtcccatacctttcagaggctttgatattggccattacacgaaactacccctaaaatctctatgaaatccttataatggggaaaatataataactcctgttagaaatatccttagaacttgaaacttgcaacacaactttgtttcatcaagaaaaatcattttgaataattttgacacatgactaatccgatttcctgattttttcggattttacccgaaaatcggaaaaaacggatttttgggcaatttttggcaattttttatccgatccatgtaaaaaccagaagatatgttaaaaaaaatttatttagctttcagaaacttcaaacagaatgtaaaaattcgctctagaacaaaagtaattatattttaagcagatagtggcatttttaacaattttcaagcttctaatgacgtcacagaaaatgtgctgatgcaagcaaaaatttattgccgccattttgttccttttatgacgtactataagtgtgccaagtttgattcaatttgaacaatcctatgaaaagttattgagggaggCCAGAaaccgcccccccccccccccccccccttccttttttaatacagaaaatAAGTGAACAACTTAAAATGTGAAAAGGTGTATCCTCATGGCACAGGAATAAATtataaacgtttttaaaaagactAAAAAGCATGACTAAGCTATGCATCACCTTATATTTACTGAAATGTTCTCATGATTACCAAAATCATTGTGTTACGATATACCGTATTAAATAAGAAAATCTCTGCGAACAACGAACCTCTTTCTTTCTTGcctttagtttttgtttttctataattttcttGCATTTTCTTAGCTTACAAGCCTGTTTACCTGTTTTTCTGTTTACACATGCAGTGCATACACCACAATTATTCTTAATCTGGCATGGCACACAAATACCACATTTTATTGCTCgttttaaaacagtttttgtGCTTTGCAAAACAGCCATACTTTATAAACCTTCGAGTTTTTTCAGCCATATGGCCATGTGGTTTATCTACCATTATGCCCAaagttgtaaacaaacaaaatactcAAGTTCGTGTCACATACTGAGCATTAAAACAGCGACGGGGGGGGGTTATGCCCCCCTGGGGCTTTTTTCGACATTTGGGGCGGCGATAACGAAACAGTGTCGTAAAGGGTGTCGTCCCCAAGTTTTTTTTCTCCTTCCGACAACCTGGGTGGCGGAGATCGCTggaaaagagccctggggacaaggttgtccTATAAGATACAAAGTTGTTTACCTGCATCAACTTTTGATTTAACTGTGCTTTAAATGCATTTTCCTGAGTTGACGATAGTGTGGTACCATTAGTCCATGGAAAGTTGCTTGGGAAGGGTGGAAAGTCTTGCATATCTGCAATTGTCATACCTGCTTTTCATAGTAAAGATGTTGAATCGTTCacgtctataaaaataaaataaataaatgtgacaattaaaaatactttactTTCCAAGAATTTGTTTTTGCAGTAGAGGGTGCTATATATAAGGAGTGAAACGACCTGGTATTTCTTTAATCGCTTCATCAGTGTTTTACTTGTCAATAAGCGTCaagaaaaaatttggaacgagGTAAAGAGGCGAATCAACTTCGTCAAGTAAGCGATAACGGCTTTGACATTAGGCAACAAACCACGGATGAGAAATTGAGagcaaataaaagtttttgataACGTATAAAAACTCGAAAATCTCAAACATTAAAGGAATCTTTTACCcgcttttttaacatttacttATTGCTAGGGGAAAAAATAGGATCTATTAGTATAGCTTTGTAGACTCTCCTGCGCCCAAGACTCCTTgtgaagaaaaacaacaactttatcTGCATGAAACTATATTACGTCAATAAATTCATACACATCTTCCAAAACATCGACACTTTGTAGTAACGCAACCCACCATATAAATTTTGTGATGGTGATGTGGCGAACAAACCATAGAAATTGAAAGTACTTTGCTAGAAGGGAATAAACACTTCACAAAGTACAATAAGAAATCAAGTAGATTCAACAAAGTATGCACTGACTCAACGTTGTTTGACAAATTTCACTACAATAAATTTTCCTAAAAGCAGAAGACCATTTGATTCAATGCAGGCACACATAATCATatattcatccatttattcgtcaatttatttatttattatctcCGCGGATTTACAAATTCCAAATGTTCTTCATAACAAATATTCGAACTTGAGATCTCTGGTAAAAAAGGGAAACAAAGGAATCCTATTACATAAAAAAgtgagtttattctaggctacgtttcgacagctacaaCTGTCATGATGGGCAATGGTCGAAACCATCTTTGTATATCTATTAGTTCAGAAGATAATCAGAGGATCAGTCATCCAGATCACAGCAATTAGAGTAATCGTGTAGGCAGTCTCACCTGCATGGGAACAATAGATTGATTAACATCTttccttttttctaaaattccgCTTTCTCTTGAGTTATCTAAAACcatttttcactttttcatGCTTTCTGTAGTGCGAGTTAAACCCGTATGAGTATTATTGTCTATACTATTTCTTTCACTTTTCTTGTTGTTCAATTAGACTCTCGgtctatgatctttttattccgCGTATTTCCATATTTTGGTCATTCTCTCCACTGACTACATTGACTGCTCGTCCAGTAATGAGGACactacactttctttgcaagacaTTTGGTGATTAGATGTGTAGTTGAGATATTGATCAGTATGAGTTGGTTTGCGGTATACTGATACTGATAACTTAACACCGCTGGCGGGACACTATAGTGTCTAAGAAAAGATGCGTATCGCTGTTCTCGTATTCAATGGAGAATTGTATTATCGAGTGTAAATTATTAATATGTTCATGAAATGCGTCTAGATGTGCTCTTTTAATTATTAAGAAGACGTCATCCACAAATATTTTCCAAACCCTAGAAAAGTGGTCTACAGTTGATAAAGCTGTAGCCTGCGTAAATATTTCAGTTACCACAGGAGAAGTTGGACCACACCCAAAGCCACATCGTCAGACAGTAAAGTCCCAGTCAATGTAATTTACGCTACTACCTTTCGAGCATTTTTTTGAGAGGGCAAAGGTAAACGACAAAAATGAAAGACTAAtgttgtcaaatttagaagaataaaaaaacttataatttTTAATCACTTATCCTTTTTTCCAGTGTCTTTTCCCCAGAGCTGTTATCACGGATCATCATAAAGTAAAAAtgtcctggaaacgaggttgaaatTCACGCTATGAGTTGTTGACATGAAAACacggaataatttttttgaaaaagtatgCCATGACGTTGTTTGTTTAACGATGTGGACACACAATTAACATTTTCAACATgagtattaaaattttattaaaactaataGAGACACACAACTTTATTGTGTGTTCCATCTTACACATCCGCTATTTAAAAAATTCCATTCAAgtatttcaaaattttagtaaTCAATgggaaatttgttttcatttagcAAGCCATATCACAATAGACAAATTAGACAATTAAGTACTCCTCCGCGGATGTTGTAAAGGTAATGTAATGCTTCTCCCCAACTAAAAGTTGAAAACATTCACTTTCGTTTTGATGACTGGGATTAATTAGGAATAAAAATTTACATGaactatttataaataaactcgTTTGGCAATTTTTGAACCCAGGCCTGTAGCGTTTTATGGTTTCACCCAGAtatcaaaaaatgcaacaagCCGAAGAATCAAGAAGTTGTTCGTTTGAATCTAATTTTGTCTGTTCAATAttgcacaaaaataatttaaattttatgtttttattagcTAACCAGAAAGATGTGAAAGAATAACATCCCTCGTATTCCACTGAAAAAAGCTCTTGGGACAAGGTTGCTACAACGCAAAGGTTTGTACTAAAAGAACATTTCCAGTGCTTTTCAACCTCGACCCCTGGGCTCTTTGTCTGTTCTTTATATCGGGACGGGACCCTTATCAAAAAAGCTTTGGGATCGAGGTTAAatgcttttatattattttttattatatgtagAAGCGAGCTGATATAAAACAGTAGCAGGAACAAGCTGaaagtgaaataataacttaactTTCGATACATATTTTCTTAGTCGTAAACTTTCAGTACAGactgaaaaagtaaattttgaaCTAAATCAGCCTTTTCTCCAGAATTATTTGGATCTCAACGCTGTGATTCTTGATACGTTTAGCGAAGCTTTCGTGTTGGAATCGAGTTTGGAGCAAAATATAAAGCAGCATACGCGGCCGATCAGGAAAAATAGACTAACGATAAGGCGTTAAACATCGTCCACTAGCCGCCGAGTCTGCTTGAACAAAAACCAAACAGAAAACGGATCAACGTGAAGTGTAGaattttaaaagtgtaaaatattcaaaatgtgGGAATGTATGTTCCAAACGTGGTAACGTATCTTCCCAATATGGTAACGCATCTTCCAAATATGGGAAGTAAGGTTTCAAAATATGATAATTAATATTTCAAATATGGTAATTTAGTTTATGGAAAAACAATGCAACAACATTGACGCATTAAATATTGCAGTTATTTTTATGAGCGCGACCAGACATGTCCAAATATAATTACACTCATCATTGAAATTACAGTTACTTTCCCTGATTTGTTGCTTGCAAACAGCACCCCGCGCGGATAAAAAATGCAGTTACTTAAGACGCATCAAGCCCAACTCCTATCATATTCCCTTTTCAGGAAGAACTTACCTGTTAAATTTAGAGTTTAGAAGTTAAAATAACCACTAGTCTCTAACctagtgttttttaaattcatgttTCTCGTCATTCTCGTCTCCCAGAGCCCTTTGAGATAGAAACCTTGAGTttttctcaaagagctctggtcCCTAGGACCTCTTGTGCCTATGATATCCTAATGAGACGGCTCCAAAGTTGTTCTGTCAGAATTTCGTACTCGTAGAAGAGTCCTGAACACGAAGTTTGGGTGGTAACACCCATGTAAAAAAGCCATTAAGCGCTGGAATTGAGGTTTGACGTCGTTCCATTTTGAACAAGAAAAGTGTATTAGCCGGTGATTGAAGTTTACCTAGCCGTTATgacattaaaaaaccttttaatataAAACGCTAAACGCCGAGCTCCTTATTCTGTGCgattaaaaacaatttctaCTCCCTTCTAACACCACATGAAAAATTACCCCATTTTATAGTAAATATTGAAAGAAGCCATCAAGATATATTTATCTTTTACGTATCTACAACATCGCCTAGTTTTTTGTGATAACAAGTATGTCGAAATAGTAGTATGCAAGACGTAACATTTGCACAGAACACAGGCTAAAAAGTTAAACAAATAGAAATAAGCAAGAAAACGTTTAAAATCAAATACAAATGATgtagctaccattttgaaataaaacatcGGCTGTtcatataattatttttattttttttaaaacaatgatgacgaaatatcttaaaaatatatacacaacACGCATACATACGAATACACATTCCAGAATTGTCAAGGAAAAAACTtaccaatatttttctgttccaacgaaaaacatctttgaaaacaattttttttataaaaaaaagcgtttatcttttatttagcacACGATTTTAAACTATTCGTGTGGAATATTTACGCGCTCTTCTCCACATAGACTATTTAAAAAACATCTGGTCGGATCATTCAAGTGAATTTAAACATATTGAATagatttgaattcttatttaaaaatacaaataaattaaaaaagtaaataagtaaattttaaaagagaaaaaatgtttttaataggaaattttttgtctgtgttcaaaaaaaaatttttgtaaattttacacTGTCCATGCAAACAATTGTCTGTCCACGTTGTCTCATCATTAAACCCTTTACATAATTGCATAATTAAAAAACCTCGACGATGATTGGTTTACAGCGATAATTTATTCTCCCGCCTCagtcaaagaaaacaaaacacgaCGAAAAACATACAAGGTTtacaattaaaaacaaaagagaaTTTATGTcggttaaaaaaaacataatgaaacttacgaaaaataaataaataaaacgtcaAGAACAGTCTGAAAAGAAAATTATCTACGATGGAGCGTGCTTCATTATCGCCCAATAGCAAACATGGATGTGAATGGAACATAATTGTTGTGTACCATGTTGggttaaa from Hydractinia symbiolongicarpus strain clone_291-10 chromosome 6, HSymV2.1, whole genome shotgun sequence includes:
- the LOC130647610 gene encoding uncharacterized protein LOC130647610 isoform X2 codes for the protein MTIADMQDFPPFPSNFPWTNGTTLSSTQENAFKAQLNQKLMQINGHGTKVSHQPTLPMFSDIFKCNGKEQPGKKERISPVIFEPRLSKAEPEHILEKKLEPTKRNGKIEELPSFETFRRFEQGLISPIKRKLKTHRKGLKIRRKIPKITHHPCGCPINEDVKTGPFYTHLGSGRTLDELKASLKTKFDVSDSAIRLHLVRYTATEGKNGDGCPLARWVLRRKGPEEKYLVIAKKCDGHVCSGAFVVIAIVAWEAISKQYADDMYQYLRQNLNKCGFSTRRRCGANESKTCRCQGDDEETDGRSFSFGCSWSIFFNGCKFAKSTSARKFKMQEQQKEEEMEMVLQQMATHVSPLLNIWSPQAYENMTRFEETAADCRIGLKDGRPFSGVTCCLDFCAHSHKDIHNMNNGTTMVCTLLKPDYDERDDEQLHVLPLYQLIGDNGNVAETNFDIPDHLFKSKTQERQEPVEGKGKYVCKTAVAQKQNQNFDPDESTVSLTTVDEAQVGNFYMSGLNPTSVSPSLFQLPSFVDENKTMFRQYNLDSIQNLNTTGPKQENEIRRKPHTPVPTVISDDMGGVAIALGHGSFLVECAKKEVHATTALKNPQRTKPTRISMVFYQHKKLNKKKHGFHEYKEKMDLRNKEKLEKQSFDDLALLADAASFNDSMNSMDTSVENTPEKINPLLELCKQQSLERHNSAPDLPSLFASEHGNTTQDITQCVGRDRVSVIQKNTNSFSIERLIKKEDSRDSVLPITTFGVANNLQQTGVTETQKLPTFSVFSKRFNVAKLDDLIEGKHEPILHGQSNHERELSNVKIESAFYNNERVDKLKENIVSVNRTASDRPYLNINGNKQNNLQQMQSHDMKFPCHPSHLLRKTTPTQVIFQQQLPMWKEEQKKQQLLQEQQQQQKQSYQQEQQQQKYQQQKQQQQQLALWAEEQQKNILNLQQQQQQQHEMFKAEERSREQLQKERQLSWQEQFSIDSHKRKSNNLLNPPYTEVDKWRRHINNDVAERKIASDVSPEDLPFFKQQINAAQETSLAYRHIQQSLLRGMPRCGALPRFPMNGLPIHCDIRSAALPGSERNNHAARFLHPNVDSYPAGMPKYNPSVISADSGGYSPYYRQPSLLDRHAALWNSRDINSGPDGRARKNSSYIVDK